A section of the Halopiger aswanensis genome encodes:
- a CDS encoding acetamidase/formamidase family protein — MSRRTISHEDGAIYEFTPGLEAVDTVEPGTELTIETRDSLDGAVQTESDVIESIPEEVNAATGPIAVEGAEPGDVLGVEIEAVRLAEDRGRVITIDGFGLLDGDEDIEAPRTRITPVDGDSEDDSEPTIAFDDLEVPVEPVIGTIGVAPAAESYTTLVPHDHGGNLDTTDVTGGNTVYFPVFQEGAMLAMGDCKAAMADGEMCGTGAEIATEIDVTVDVISATDAAVDLERPLVETADAWKPIASAETLEAACELANRDAVDLLAAEHGFDDTDAYLFSSLTGGLEISQVVDPLVTVRNAIPKEYLSSPF, encoded by the coding sequence ATGTCGCGTCGCACGATTTCCCACGAGGACGGAGCGATCTACGAGTTCACGCCCGGTCTCGAGGCGGTCGATACCGTCGAGCCGGGCACAGAATTGACGATCGAGACGCGAGACAGCTTAGATGGAGCAGTTCAGACCGAGTCGGACGTAATCGAGTCGATCCCCGAGGAAGTCAACGCCGCGACGGGCCCGATCGCCGTCGAGGGCGCCGAACCGGGCGACGTACTGGGAGTCGAAATCGAGGCCGTTCGCCTTGCGGAGGACCGGGGCCGCGTCATCACCATCGACGGCTTCGGGCTGCTCGACGGCGACGAGGACATCGAGGCGCCGCGGACGCGAATCACACCCGTTGACGGTGACAGTGAGGACGATTCGGAGCCGACGATCGCGTTCGACGATCTCGAGGTCCCGGTCGAGCCCGTCATCGGCACGATCGGCGTCGCGCCCGCCGCGGAGTCGTACACGACCCTCGTCCCCCACGATCACGGCGGGAATCTGGACACGACGGACGTGACGGGCGGTAACACCGTCTACTTCCCCGTCTTTCAGGAGGGCGCGATGCTCGCGATGGGCGACTGCAAGGCCGCCATGGCCGACGGCGAGATGTGCGGGACCGGTGCGGAAATCGCGACGGAGATCGACGTCACCGTCGACGTCATTAGCGCCACCGACGCCGCCGTCGATCTCGAGCGCCCGCTCGTCGAAACCGCCGACGCCTGGAAGCCGATCGCCAGCGCCGAGACGCTCGAGGCGGCCTGCGAACTCGCGAACCGGGACGCGGTCGACCTACTGGCCGCGGAACACGGGTTCGACGACACCGACGCCTACCTGTTCTCGAGCCTGACCGGCGGCCTCGAGATCAGTCAGGTGGTCGATCCGCTGGTGACGGTTCGAAACGCGATCCCCAAGGAGTACCTGTCGTCGCCGTTCTGA
- a CDS encoding MBL fold metallo-hydrolase, translating into MSQIRAIDLELPAAEEDDPDLENGSIFFVGTATIVLEYAGFTILTDPNFLHSGDHVHLGYGIKSRRRTDPAIDIDELPPIDFVLLSHYHGDHFDRVAEAKLDKDLPIVTTPHAAEELEEKGFRETHPLETWEECRIRKGDARLTITAMPGRHGPPVVAKGLPPVMGSMLEFRPDDVVPDEPPLLRLYISGDTLVYDALEEIPERYPEIDLALLHLGGTRILGVLLTMDAAQGVEAVDLIDADTAIPIHYNDYEVFRSPLSNFKAAVEKAGLEDRVEYLEHGETFEFESRDRRN; encoded by the coding sequence ATGAGTCAGATACGGGCCATCGACCTCGAGTTGCCGGCCGCCGAGGAGGACGACCCCGACCTCGAGAACGGATCGATTTTCTTCGTCGGCACCGCGACGATCGTCCTCGAGTACGCCGGCTTTACGATCCTCACCGATCCCAACTTCCTCCACAGCGGGGACCACGTCCACCTCGGGTACGGGATCAAGTCCCGCCGGCGAACCGACCCCGCGATCGACATCGACGAGTTGCCGCCGATCGATTTCGTGTTGCTGTCGCACTACCACGGCGACCACTTCGATCGCGTCGCCGAGGCGAAACTCGACAAGGATTTGCCGATCGTGACGACCCCGCACGCGGCCGAAGAACTCGAGGAGAAGGGCTTTCGCGAAACCCACCCGCTCGAGACCTGGGAGGAGTGTCGGATCCGGAAAGGCGACGCTCGACTCACGATCACTGCGATGCCCGGCCGTCACGGCCCGCCGGTCGTCGCGAAGGGCCTGCCGCCGGTGATGGGTAGCATGCTCGAGTTCCGTCCGGACGACGTCGTTCCCGACGAGCCGCCGCTGCTGCGGCTCTATATTTCGGGCGATACCCTCGTCTACGACGCGCTCGAGGAGATTCCCGAGCGGTATCCGGAGATCGATCTCGCTCTACTACATCTGGGCGGCACGCGAATTCTGGGCGTCCTGCTGACGATGGACGCCGCGCAGGGCGTCGAAGCCGTCGACCTGATCGACGCCGACACGGCGATCCCGATCCACTACAACGACTACGAGGTGTTCCGGTCGCCGCTGTCGAACTTCAAAGCGGCCGTCGAGAAGGCGGGGTTGGAGGATCGAGTCGAATATCTCGAGCACGGCGAGACCTTCGAGTTCGAGTCGCGGGACCGGCGCAACTGA
- a CDS encoding nucleoside triphosphate pyrophosphohydrolase — MSREYDKLVRDSIPEIVERNGDVPVTRAVSGDEYERYLLAKLQEEVDEYVESRDREELADILEVVHAIREFEDLSEQELDTYRDRKAEENGRFADRIVLERVESRSEAADDG; from the coding sequence GTGTCTCGAGAGTACGACAAGCTCGTTCGAGATTCGATTCCGGAAATCGTCGAACGGAACGGTGACGTTCCGGTCACTCGAGCCGTGAGCGGCGATGAATACGAGCGGTATCTCCTCGCAAAGCTCCAGGAGGAAGTCGACGAATACGTCGAGAGCCGCGACCGCGAGGAGTTAGCCGATATTCTGGAGGTCGTCCACGCGATCCGCGAGTTCGAGGACCTCTCCGAGCAGGAACTCGACACCTACCGCGATCGAAAAGCCGAGGAGAACGGTCGGTTTGCGGATCGGATCGTCCTCGAGCGCGTCGAGTCGCGCTCGGAGGCAGCCGACGACGGGTAA
- a CDS encoding HAD family hydrolase, translated as MTAIVFDVDGTLLRFDRPYREIVAGAIETVRGDAPAAWLDAYEEAFFESFLAFESEPVERAFGRIDGCSDPEPYATALLEAEIEALSPPDGVHDDLERLTAETDAGLGVLTNGVRDWQLAKLRAFDLEDYFDAAVASYKVGVHKPATEPYRALEERLPARRYVMVGDSDDDIDGAAQAGWTPYRYDGGGFGDLPAAAEVDQ; from the coding sequence ATGACGGCGATCGTCTTCGACGTCGACGGAACGTTGCTTCGCTTCGACCGGCCCTATCGGGAAATCGTAGCCGGCGCGATCGAGACCGTCCGCGGCGACGCGCCCGCGGCGTGGCTCGACGCGTACGAGGAGGCGTTCTTCGAGTCGTTTCTCGCGTTCGAATCGGAACCAGTCGAGCGAGCGTTCGGCCGGATAGACGGCTGTTCGGACCCCGAACCGTACGCGACGGCGCTGCTCGAGGCCGAGATCGAGGCGCTGTCGCCGCCGGACGGCGTCCACGACGACCTCGAGCGGCTGACCGCGGAGACCGACGCCGGTCTTGGCGTGCTGACGAACGGCGTTCGTGACTGGCAACTCGCGAAGCTCCGGGCGTTCGATCTGGAGGACTACTTCGACGCCGCTGTCGCCTCCTACAAGGTCGGCGTCCACAAGCCGGCGACGGAACCGTATCGTGCGCTCGAGGAGCGGCTCCCGGCACGGCGGTACGTGATGGTCGGCGACAGCGACGACGATATCGACGGCGCGGCCCAGGCCGGCTGGACGCCGTACCGGTACGACGGCGGCGGCTTCGGCGACCTGCCGGCGGCCGCCGAGGTCGATCAGTAG
- a CDS encoding PAS domain S-box protein — protein sequence MTDVPAAMTPESTDRPLTVGYVETSPPTTEAVRRALRDRIDRVTVEPLSDGAQAVDSAAAGTIDCLVIGADPARDVTELLERIRTATERLPVFVLTDGRDEPVASAALEAGATGCLPAASVTAAGDRFAIRVEREVERATERRELETNGARFRAFTENASFGVVTAAADGTIQYASDAVETLLGYDPEGVIGEPLTTLIPADYRDDHLAAFARYRETGDRQLEWDWIELPGRHADGHEVPLGISFGEAVVDGDHLFTAVLRDLSDLRALERERETILDRIADAFVSLDEDWTFTYVNDRAVELLGRSREVLLDEGLRTAVPEFAETDAARQLEEAFETQSATTFTDFFPSLGCWFEVRAYPADDGVSLFLTDVTDQMRAEQNLEASVTALESLYDISTRPDASRESKVDDLLALGQEYLDLPYAFLTRIDTDDLTQTVVQSRSSHPQLQPGDSCPLSQAYCRKTIKTDELVTVADAPDEGWIGDPAYETFELGSYIGAKVTTNGEIWGTLCFASSEPRSGGGFSETERTLVKLMAKWVSYETERARSRAALEQQNARLQEFASVVSHDLRNPLNVAQGTLELALDGGGDGGEDGNGNERERESRLEECQRALDRMARLIEDLLALAEQGATVSDPNTVAVADVATKSWAMVETDGAALALEVPGDYRIRADPDRLQQLFENLFRNAIDHGLAGEEDADTTGDASDDFTVTVGTLEDGFYVEDTGEGIPADEREQVFDTGYTTATDGTGFGLSIVNRIAQAHGWDVEVTGGRTGGARFELTDVPHSERSESA from the coding sequence ATGACTGACGTGCCCGCCGCGATGACGCCGGAGTCGACTGACCGCCCACTCACGGTCGGATACGTAGAGACGAGTCCCCCGACGACCGAGGCGGTCCGCCGGGCCCTCCGGGACCGAATCGATCGGGTGACGGTCGAGCCACTCTCCGACGGGGCCCAAGCGGTCGACTCTGCTGCGGCCGGCACGATCGACTGTCTCGTGATCGGAGCCGATCCGGCACGCGACGTCACCGAACTCCTCGAGCGGATTCGGACGGCGACCGAGCGACTGCCGGTTTTCGTCCTTACCGACGGTCGCGATGAACCGGTCGCGAGCGCGGCGCTCGAGGCCGGCGCGACCGGCTGTCTCCCGGCCGCGAGCGTCACCGCGGCGGGCGATCGGTTCGCGATTCGAGTCGAGCGCGAAGTAGAGCGAGCAACCGAACGTCGTGAACTCGAGACGAACGGTGCTCGGTTTCGGGCGTTTACGGAGAACGCGTCGTTCGGCGTCGTCACTGCGGCCGCGGACGGGACCATCCAGTACGCGAGCGACGCCGTCGAAACTCTGCTCGGCTACGACCCCGAGGGCGTGATCGGCGAACCGCTAACGACGCTGATCCCGGCCGACTACCGCGACGATCACCTCGCGGCGTTCGCTCGATACCGGGAGACCGGCGACCGGCAACTCGAGTGGGACTGGATCGAACTCCCCGGTCGCCACGCCGACGGACACGAGGTTCCGCTCGGCATCTCGTTCGGCGAGGCCGTCGTCGACGGCGACCACCTGTTTACGGCTGTTTTGCGGGATCTCTCCGATCTCCGTGCGCTCGAGCGCGAGCGCGAAACGATTCTCGATCGGATCGCCGACGCCTTCGTCTCGCTCGACGAGGACTGGACGTTTACCTACGTCAACGACCGCGCGGTCGAACTGCTCGGTCGCTCTCGGGAGGTCCTGCTGGACGAGGGTCTCCGAACCGCAGTCCCGGAGTTCGCGGAGACCGACGCGGCGCGACAGCTCGAGGAGGCGTTCGAAACCCAGTCCGCGACCACGTTCACCGATTTCTTCCCGTCGCTCGGCTGTTGGTTCGAGGTCCGAGCGTATCCGGCCGACGACGGCGTCTCGCTCTTTCTGACCGACGTCACCGACCAAATGCGGGCAGAACAGAATCTCGAGGCCAGCGTGACGGCCCTGGAGTCGCTGTACGATATTTCGACCCGGCCCGACGCCTCGCGCGAGTCGAAGGTCGACGACCTGCTCGCACTCGGGCAGGAGTATCTCGACCTGCCGTACGCGTTCCTGACTCGGATCGACACGGACGACCTGACCCAGACCGTCGTCCAGTCCCGTAGTTCTCACCCGCAGTTGCAGCCGGGCGACTCCTGTCCGCTCTCGCAGGCGTACTGCCGGAAGACGATCAAAACCGACGAACTGGTCACCGTCGCGGACGCGCCCGACGAAGGCTGGATCGGCGATCCGGCCTACGAGACGTTCGAACTCGGGAGCTACATCGGCGCCAAGGTGACAACCAACGGCGAGATCTGGGGAACGCTCTGTTTCGCCTCGAGCGAACCGCGGTCCGGCGGCGGGTTCTCCGAGACCGAGCGGACGCTGGTCAAACTGATGGCCAAGTGGGTCAGCTACGAAACCGAACGCGCGCGCTCGCGGGCCGCCCTCGAGCAACAGAACGCCCGACTGCAGGAGTTCGCCAGCGTCGTCAGCCACGACCTCCGGAATCCCCTGAACGTCGCGCAGGGTACGCTCGAACTCGCGCTCGACGGGGGCGGAGACGGCGGTGAGGACGGTAACGGCAACGAGCGTGAGCGCGAATCCCGTCTCGAGGAGTGCCAGCGGGCGTTGGACCGCATGGCACGACTGATCGAGGACCTGCTGGCGCTCGCCGAACAGGGGGCGACCGTCAGCGACCCGAACACCGTCGCCGTCGCCGACGTCGCTACGAAATCGTGGGCGATGGTCGAGACGGACGGCGCCGCGCTCGCGCTCGAGGTGCCGGGGGACTATCGGATTCGGGCCGATCCCGACCGGCTCCAACAGCTGTTCGAGAACCTGTTCCGGAACGCGATCGATCACGGGTTGGCGGGTGAGGAGGACGCTGATACCACTGGCGACGCCAGCGACGATTTCACCGTCACCGTCGGCACGCTCGAGGACGGGTTCTACGTCGAGGACACCGGAGAAGGGATTCCCGCCGACGAACGGGAGCAGGTGTTCGACACCGGCTACACGACCGCGACGGACGGGACCGGATTCGGGCTCAGCATCGTCAATCGCATCGCGCAGGCACACGGGTGGGACGTCGAGGTAACGGGCGGTCGAACCGGCGGCGCACGCTTCGAACTGACGGACGTTCCGCACTCGGAGCGGTCGGAATCGGCGTAA
- a CDS encoding pyridoxamine 5'-phosphate oxidase family protein, with the protein MTVPSEAERLLESEPLMAHLGTCVDGRPHVAPIWYRYEDGVVEIVTTGRKLANIRENPRVSLSIQKDDAGKTQWMVTLLGTATIVEDESETADARRRINAKYDAEPDAYAENTLVRIDVGSATYRTY; encoded by the coding sequence ATGACGGTCCCATCCGAAGCGGAGCGACTCCTCGAGAGCGAGCCGCTGATGGCCCACCTCGGAACCTGCGTGGACGGCCGCCCGCACGTCGCACCGATCTGGTACCGCTACGAGGACGGCGTCGTCGAGATCGTGACGACGGGGCGAAAGCTGGCGAACATCCGCGAGAACCCGCGCGTCTCCCTGTCGATCCAGAAGGACGACGCGGGCAAAACGCAGTGGATGGTGACGCTGCTCGGAACGGCGACGATCGTCGAGGACGAGTCCGAGACGGCCGACGCTCGCCGCCGGATCAACGCGAAGTACGACGCGGAGCCGGATGCCTACGCTGAAAACACGCTCGTCCGGATCGACGTCGGTTCAGCGACGTACCGCACCTACTGA
- a CDS encoding deoxyhypusine synthase, with amino-acid sequence MSDEHESESDADASDADGDDHDHHGHREPDRETFSHDPVGHAEARAGMTVGELADEYGNAGVGAANLHEAVDVTESMFDDDVTVFFGLAGAMVPTGMRRIVADLIRDGYIDVLVTTGANLTHDTIEAIGGKHHHGAVTAEGKTEREHDETLRDEEVDRIYNVYLPQEYFATFESHLREEVFPVLEEEGVVSIQRLTEELGRANAEVNERDDVDEGPGIAAAAYENDVPIYCPAVQDSVLGLQAWMYSQTSDFSLDALADMTPLTDIAFEADEAGAFVVGGGVPKNFTLQTMLVAPDAYDYAVQLTMDPKQTGGLSGATLDEARSWGKLEKDADNVSVYADATITLPLVVAAARERLEDA; translated from the coding sequence ATGAGCGACGAGCACGAGTCCGAGAGTGACGCCGACGCGTCCGACGCGGATGGTGACGATCACGATCACCACGGCCACCGCGAGCCCGACCGCGAGACCTTCTCGCACGATCCCGTCGGCCACGCCGAGGCCCGCGCGGGGATGACCGTCGGCGAACTCGCCGACGAGTACGGCAACGCCGGCGTCGGTGCGGCGAACCTCCACGAGGCCGTCGACGTCACGGAGTCGATGTTCGACGACGACGTGACCGTCTTCTTCGGTCTCGCGGGCGCGATGGTCCCGACGGGAATGCGCCGAATCGTCGCCGACCTGATCCGGGACGGCTACATCGACGTGCTGGTCACGACCGGCGCGAACCTCACCCACGACACCATCGAGGCCATCGGCGGCAAGCACCACCACGGCGCGGTAACGGCCGAGGGCAAGACCGAGCGCGAGCACGACGAAACCCTGCGCGACGAGGAAGTCGACCGCATCTACAACGTCTACCTCCCCCAGGAGTACTTCGCGACCTTCGAATCGCACCTCCGCGAGGAGGTTTTCCCCGTCCTCGAGGAGGAAGGCGTCGTCTCGATCCAGCGCCTCACGGAGGAACTCGGCCGCGCGAACGCCGAAGTCAACGAGCGCGACGACGTCGACGAGGGGCCCGGCATCGCCGCGGCGGCCTACGAGAACGACGTGCCGATCTACTGCCCGGCCGTCCAGGACTCCGTGCTCGGCCTGCAGGCCTGGATGTACTCCCAGACCTCCGACTTCTCGCTGGACGCGCTGGCCGACATGACCCCGCTGACCGACATCGCCTTCGAGGCCGACGAGGCCGGCGCCTTCGTCGTCGGCGGCGGCGTCCCGAAGAACTTCACGCTGCAGACGATGCTGGTCGCGCCCGACGCCTACGACTACGCCGTCCAACTCACGATGGACCCCAAGCAGACCGGCGGCCTCTCCGGCGCGACGCTCGACGAGGCCCGCTCGTGGGGCAAACTCGAGAAGGACGCCGACAACGTCTCGGTGTACGCCGACGCGACGATCACGCTGCCGCTGGTGGTCGCGGCTGCGCGGGAGCGGCTCGAGGACGCCTAA
- a CDS encoding translation initiation factor IF-5A — protein sequence MAKQQNEVRDLQEGSYVMIEDTPCKINSYSTAKPGKHGSAKARIEAEGVFDGKKRSLSQPVDAKIWVPIIERKQGQVVSVDGDDMQVMDLETYETITMRVPEDADVSPDENIEYLEMEDQRKIV from the coding sequence ATGGCGAAACAGCAGAACGAAGTTCGCGACCTCCAGGAAGGTAGCTACGTGATGATCGAGGACACGCCGTGTAAAATCAACTCCTACTCCACGGCAAAGCCCGGCAAACACGGCAGCGCCAAGGCCCGCATCGAGGCCGAAGGCGTCTTCGACGGGAAGAAGCGCTCGCTCTCCCAGCCCGTCGACGCGAAGATCTGGGTCCCGATCATCGAGCGCAAACAGGGCCAGGTCGTCTCCGTCGACGGCGACGACATGCAGGTCATGGACTTAGAGACCTACGAGACGATCACCATGCGCGTCCCCGAGGACGCCGACGTCTCCCCCGACGAGAACATCGAGTACCTCGAGATGGAAGACCAGCGAAAGATCGTCTAA
- the speB gene encoding agmatinase, producing the protein MFPGAADEREGTDAAGTADRGGANFVVVGAPLDATTTFQPGTRFGPRRIRSFAEPFDDYDHRTDQHFSDLGVVDRGDVRAWDDIEEYLEYLTSTLREAVWNDAVPLLLGGEHTVSLAGVRAVEPEVFVCLDAHLDLYDAYDGNPLSHAAVTRRILEDVDSVEEAVILGARTGSEAEWERADADDVTVIPPEEVGAFTRENLADRVADRETYLSVDIDAADPGYAPGTGTTEPFGLEPRELRDVVRTVAPHADGFDVVEVNDRDDGQAASLAGKLVREFVLSHAAERL; encoded by the coding sequence ATGTTCCCCGGGGCGGCTGACGAACGCGAGGGGACCGACGCGGCCGGTACTGCCGACCGTGGAGGCGCGAACTTCGTGGTCGTCGGTGCGCCCCTGGACGCCACGACGACCTTTCAACCGGGGACCCGATTCGGTCCTCGACGGATCCGTTCTTTTGCAGAGCCGTTCGACGACTACGACCACCGGACGGACCAGCACTTTTCCGACCTCGGCGTCGTCGACCGCGGCGACGTCCGCGCGTGGGACGACATCGAGGAGTACCTCGAGTACCTGACGAGCACGCTGCGCGAGGCGGTCTGGAACGACGCCGTGCCGCTCCTGCTGGGCGGCGAACACACCGTGTCGCTGGCCGGCGTCCGGGCCGTCGAACCCGAGGTGTTCGTCTGCCTGGACGCCCACCTCGACCTCTATGACGCCTACGACGGCAACCCGCTGTCCCACGCCGCCGTCACCCGGCGGATTCTCGAAGACGTCGACTCCGTCGAGGAAGCCGTTATTCTCGGCGCACGCACCGGCAGCGAAGCCGAGTGGGAACGCGCTGACGCGGACGACGTGACCGTCATTCCACCCGAGGAGGTCGGCGCATTCACGCGCGAGAACCTCGCAGATCGCGTTGCCGACCGCGAGACCTACCTCAGCGTCGACATCGACGCCGCCGATCCCGGCTACGCGCCCGGGACGGGAACGACCGAGCCGTTCGGCCTCGAGCCGCGCGAACTGCGCGACGTCGTTCGCACCGTCGCGCCGCACGCCGACGGGTTCGACGTCGTCGAGGTCAACGATCGCGACGACGGCCAGGCCGCGTCGCTGGCCGGCAAACTGGTCCGAGAGTTCGTCCTTTCACACGCCGCCGAACGGCTCTGA
- a CDS encoding NAD(P)/FAD-dependent oxidoreductase, whose translation MTTDPLEYEVAVVGGGPAGLTTALYTTRLGHRTAVFEKEGGRHAAVSHVHNLLGVSENVSGEQLATHAVDQFEHYGGDFYPDAVESVTRLDGGESGDEPRFRLGAAHATVDAERVVFATGFRDRSPDVPELERFTGRGLHYCLHCDAYSLGDGPVFVLGHTESAAHVAMTMLNFTANVDLLLDGREPEWGDETETKLRVHPVDRIETSVVSAYEDEAIAEDEPPWLGGLSFGDGTERDYLGGFAMYGSSYNADLAADLGCELGENGAIDVDERRETSVDGAYAVGDVTHGQNQTTIAIGDGAYAGLAVHKDLRRFPMSVADLEARGAETEGDGEPDTDAADLEWDDLEVPASAPSLRAQMRRVRDLETHPGLRGPSPGRE comes from the coding sequence ATGACGACGGACCCGCTCGAGTACGAGGTCGCCGTCGTGGGGGGTGGCCCCGCCGGCTTGACCACGGCGCTGTACACGACTAGACTCGGCCACCGTACCGCTGTCTTCGAGAAAGAGGGCGGCCGGCACGCGGCGGTCTCCCACGTCCACAATCTGTTGGGTGTCTCCGAGAACGTCTCCGGCGAGCAACTGGCGACCCACGCCGTCGACCAGTTCGAACACTACGGGGGCGACTTCTACCCCGACGCGGTCGAATCCGTGACGCGGCTGGACGGCGGCGAGAGCGGCGACGAACCGCGATTCCGCCTCGGGGCCGCCCACGCCACCGTCGACGCCGAGCGGGTCGTCTTCGCGACCGGCTTCCGCGACCGCAGTCCGGACGTGCCGGAACTCGAGCGTTTCACCGGTCGCGGGCTGCACTACTGTCTCCACTGCGACGCGTACTCGCTGGGGGACGGCCCCGTCTTCGTGCTCGGGCACACCGAGAGCGCGGCTCACGTCGCGATGACGATGCTCAATTTCACCGCGAACGTCGACCTCCTGCTGGACGGCCGCGAACCCGAGTGGGGCGACGAAACCGAGACGAAACTCCGCGTGCACCCGGTCGACCGGATCGAGACGTCGGTCGTCTCGGCGTACGAAGACGAGGCGATCGCCGAGGACGAACCCCCGTGGCTCGGCGGTCTTTCCTTCGGCGACGGCACGGAACGGGACTACCTCGGCGGCTTCGCGATGTACGGCTCCTCGTACAACGCCGACCTCGCCGCCGATCTTGGCTGCGAGTTGGGCGAAAACGGCGCGATCGACGTCGACGAGCGCCGGGAGACCAGCGTCGACGGCGCCTACGCCGTCGGCGACGTCACCCACGGGCAGAACCAAACCACCATCGCCATCGGCGACGGCGCCTACGCCGGACTCGCCGTCCACAAGGATCTTCGCCGGTTCCCGATGTCGGTCGCCGACCTCGAGGCGCGCGGCGCCGAGACAGAGGGCGACGGCGAACCCGACACCGACGCCGCCGACCTCGAGTGGGACGACCTCGAGGTGCCCGCCAGCGCGCCGAGCCTGCGGGCGCAGATGCGCCGCGTTCGCGACCTCGAGACGCATCCGGGGCTCCGGGGGCCGTCCCCGGGTCGGGAGTGA
- a CDS encoding Nif3-like dinuclear metal center hexameric protein, with amino-acid sequence MDLSEFTARLDEELRHDDYADLDASANGLQVGPDEAELEHVAFAVDGVEETFERAIDAGADALVVHHGISWGGFDRVTGRTYDRIAPLIEHDCALYVSHLPLDGHQELGNAAGVADVLDLEDRKPFGELGPEYIGQRGIASQSFGAEELRERLESELVTDDHSVRVLDFGPDELEDVAIVTGSGTDWLDEAVDAGVDVLVTGEGKQKVYHEAREAGITVALAGHYATETFGVRSLHDLVEDWGLETSYFEVPTGL; translated from the coding sequence ATGGACCTCTCGGAGTTCACCGCACGGCTCGACGAGGAGCTACGCCACGACGACTACGCCGACCTCGACGCGAGCGCGAACGGCCTGCAAGTCGGCCCCGACGAGGCCGAACTCGAGCACGTCGCTTTCGCCGTCGACGGCGTCGAAGAGACCTTCGAGCGGGCGATCGATGCCGGCGCGGACGCGCTGGTCGTCCACCACGGCATCTCCTGGGGCGGCTTCGACCGCGTGACCGGCCGCACCTACGACCGGATCGCACCGCTGATCGAGCACGACTGCGCGCTGTACGTCTCCCATCTCCCGCTGGACGGCCACCAGGAACTGGGCAACGCCGCCGGCGTCGCCGACGTCCTCGACCTCGAGGACCGCAAACCCTTCGGCGAACTCGGGCCCGAGTACATCGGCCAGCGCGGCATCGCGAGCCAGTCGTTCGGGGCCGAGGAACTCCGCGAGCGCCTCGAGAGCGAACTCGTGACGGACGATCACTCCGTGCGGGTGCTCGACTTCGGCCCCGACGAACTCGAGGACGTCGCGATCGTCACCGGCAGCGGCACCGACTGGCTGGACGAAGCCGTCGACGCCGGCGTCGACGTGCTGGTCACGGGCGAAGGGAAACAGAAGGTCTACCACGAAGCCCGGGAGGCCGGTATCACCGTCGCGCTGGCGGGCCACTACGCGACCGAGACGTTCGGCGTCCGATCGCTGCACGATCTCGTGGAGGACTGGGGCCTCGAGACGAGTTACTTCGAGGTTCCGACGGGGCTGTAA
- a CDS encoding DUF7344 domain-containing protein: MTASQPSELDLETAYELLAHPYRQQLLRSVAPDERRSVAALVDEIAARECSDSVGELDHSVRQRIEIELVHDHLPRLDHHGVVDYDHESKEVVLTAPIDQNRADGDETDVFGEAGNANESAAAAAILERMIDV; the protein is encoded by the coding sequence ATGACAGCGTCGCAACCATCCGAACTCGATCTCGAGACAGCCTACGAACTGCTGGCACACCCGTACCGTCAGCAGTTGCTCCGGTCCGTAGCGCCGGACGAACGGCGATCAGTCGCCGCCCTCGTCGACGAGATCGCGGCTCGAGAGTGCTCCGATTCGGTCGGGGAGCTCGATCACTCCGTTCGCCAGCGGATCGAAATCGAACTCGTTCACGACCACCTGCCGCGGCTCGACCACCACGGCGTCGTCGACTACGACCACGAGTCGAAGGAGGTCGTGTTGACGGCGCCGATCGATCAGAACAGGGCTGACGGCGACGAAACCGACGTATTCGGCGAAGCCGGCAACGCCAACGAATCGGCCGCAGCCGCGGCGATCCTCGAGCGCATGATCGACGTCTAA